The Candidozyma auris chromosome 1, complete sequence genome includes a region encoding these proteins:
- a CDS encoding Elongator subunit ELP6 — protein sequence MSSVPKQDLALFSDHSILPDGFLKADHPQLGTIGSVQGTSPAWLLSSFIENAIVGTASTTNRDINVKIPNRAHVIYISFSTTKSFVVNACRKNGLSLESDKNFTFLDCFTDLFTKHISDPSKSKESIDKLFNKLNSEVENVTKEPKMVILENPEILLAATDLTSNELINFLVSLQAVSNSMFVVIGAEPSFIDFGATLSDFVVSKYTDFYVKLFHKSSINLNLSPLSTGRAEDITGCLTISRGSLPSPIPVAQKEFIYNITKEGNVKLYFR from the coding sequence ATGTCGTCTGTTCCTAAGCAAGACCTTGCGCTTTTCAGCGATCATTCTATCCTCCCAGATGGTTTTCTTAAAGCTGATCATCCACAGTTGGGCACGATTGGCTCTGTTCAGGGAACGAGTCCTGCGTGgctcttgagctccttcATTGAGAATGCCATTGTAGGAACTGCTAGCACAACTAACAGAGACATCAACGTGAAAATACCCAATAGGGCTCATGTGATTTACATTTCATTCTCGACGACGAAGTCTTTTGTTGTGAACGCTTGCAGGAAAAATGGCTTGAGTCTCGAGTCGGACAAGAACTTTACCTTTTTGGACTGCTTCACTGATCTCTTTACGAAGCACATCAGCGACCcctcaaaaagcaaagaaagcatcGATaagctcttcaacaaattgaatCTGGAAGTTGAGAACGTCACCAAGGAGCCCAAGATGGTGATCCTTGAAAACCCAgagattcttcttgctgcAACAGACCTCACTTCCaatgagttgatcaacttcCTTGTGTCTCTCCAGGCGGTGTCCAATTCGATGTTTGTTGTAATTGGTGCAGAGCCATCATTTATTGACTTTGGAGCCACATTGTCTGACTTTGTGGTGTCGAAATACACCGACTTCTATGTCAAATTATTCCACAAGTCCTCCATCAACTTGAATTTACTGCCGCTTTCTACAGGTCGAGCAGAAGACATTACGGGCTGCTTGACAATCTCGAGGGGAAGTCTTCCATCCCCCATCCCAGTGGCTCAGAAAGAGTTCATCTACAATATTACGAAGGAGGGTAATGTCAAATTATACTTTAGATAG
- the SRP40 gene encoding Srp40p: MTRRETVIAYVLEFLNSDKDLADVAKALKSYVKKKQLDLPSVAGDLASLLSSSDLDDVEMKDGDSSSDSDSGSDSASSSSDSESDSESTSSSSSSDSEGDADSESSTSSGSDDEDDDDEKSVTESISDTEIKKRESNTDKKVNGNSDSDSSSDSSSGSGPDSSSSESDSESSSSSSSSDSSSSDSDSESSSSSSSSDSDSDSSSDSGSESSSSSSGSDSESDTAMDDKSEVTSEQKPKSSSSSSDSSSDSESNSSSSNSSSSASSLDSDSDSSSSSESEDEENVENEASSNSGVSKKRPSEVDSESNKKAKREIPATPEPELKEGQRKHFSRIDRSKIKFEDSVLQDNTYKGAAGTWGQMANERLMQVRGKDFTKNKNKMKKGSYRGGSITMASGSYKFTD, translated from the coding sequence ATGACCAGAAGAGAAACAGTGATTGCCTATGTTTTAGAGTTTCTCAACTCAGATAAGGATTTGGCAGATGTGGCCAAAGCGCTTAAGTCGTAcgtgaagaaaaagcagctCGATTTGCCCTCTGTGGCTGGCGACTTGGCATCCCTTTTATCCCTGAGTGATTTGGACGATGTCGAAATGAAGGATGGCGACTCTTCCAGTGATTCGGACTCTGGTTCAGATTCTGCCTCTAGCTCTAGCGACTCTGAATCTGACTCCGAATCTACGAGCTCTAGCTCGAGTTCAGACTCCGAGGGCGATGCTGATTCTGAATCCAGCACCAGTTCCGGATctgatgacgaggatgatgatgatgaaaagtcCGTGACTGAGTCGATTTCAGACACTGAGATTAAGAAGAGAGAGTCAAATACAGACAAGAAGGTAAACGGAAATTCTGATTCCGATTCTAGCTCGGACTCTAGCTCTGGTTCGGGCCCTGATTCGAGCTCAAGCGAAAGTGACTCCGAATCAAGCTCCTCCAGCTCAAGCTCTGATTCGAGCTCAAGCGACAGTGACTCCGAATCAAGCTCCTCCAGCTCAAGCTCTGATTCTGATTCGGACTCTTCCAGTGATTCCGGTTCTGAGTCATCTAGTAGCAGCTCTGGTAGTGATTCTGAGTCAGACACTGCTATGGATGACAAAAGCGAAGTGACTTCCGAGCAGAAACCAAAGAGTTCCTCCAGCTCTTCGGACTCTAGCTCGGACTCTGAGTCCAACAGTAGCTCCTCGAATTCATCTAGCTCCGCAAGCTCATTAGATTCGGATTCCGACTCTAGCTCCAGCTCTGAAtctgaagatgaagaaaacgtAGAAAACGAGGCTAGCTCTAACTCGGGAGTTCTGAAGAAACGTCCAAGCGAAGTCGATTCTGAAAGCAATAAGAAAGCTAAAAGGGAAATCCCTGCTACCCCTGAGCCAGAGTTGAAAGAGGGTCAGAGAAAGCACTTCTCCAGAATCGACAGATCTAAAATTAAATTCGAAGACAGTGTTTTGCAGGACAACACATACAAAGGAGCGGCAGGTACTTGGGGCCAGATGGCAAACGAGAGGTTGATGCAAGTTCGAGGGAAGGatttcaccaagaacaagaacaagatgaagaagggTTCCTACAGAGGTGGCTCCATCACCATGGCCTCTGGCTCTTATAAGTTCACCGACTAG
- a CDS encoding TFIIH/NER complex ATPase/helicase subunit SSL2: MSRVNYADLERGNFSDDSYDSYDEEISSKKNVDDDYEYGGPSKKRKAGSGKARAPRKSAPDTPSIAAKKIKAQEAVETISEQLSDDDYPSEQLVSLTPELPADYVPDVVSKVFGRNDFSYLKLKPDHFSRPIWITPTDGRIILESFSPLAEQAQDFLITVAEPRSRPSHIHEYSITSYSLYAAVSVGLEPDDIIAVLTRLSKTPIPESFLNFIRLSTTKFGKVKLVLKHNRYFVESTQADILQMLLKDPVIGPLRVKGQSDSSGENQSDYHQQEDFSNRGSTENGEKKNVEEIFDSVVGKKTEEEDDDLDAVHSFEISSGTVELVKKRLYEIEYPVLEEYDFRNDKRNANLEIDLKPSTQIRPYQEKSLSKMFGNGRARSGIIVLPCGAGKTLVGITAACTIKKSVIVLCTSSVSVMQWRQQFLQWCTIQPENIAVFTSENKEMFTSDAGLVVSTYSMVANTRNRSHDSQKVMDFLTGREWGFVILDEVHVVPAAMFRRVVSTIAAHAKLGLTATLVREDEKIYDLNFLIGPKLYEANWMELAQKGHIANVQCAEVWCPMTAEFYQEYLRESSRKRMLLYIMNPTKFQACQFLIHYHEKRGDKIIVFSDNVYALQEYALKLGKPFIYGSTPQQERMTILQNFQHNDQVNTIFLSKVGDTSIDLPEATCLIQISSHYGSRRQEAQRLGRILRAKRRNDEGFNAFFYSLVSKDTQEMYYSTKRQAFLVDQGYAFKVITHLSGMEQLPDLAYSSARERRELLQQVLLKNEDAAGVEIGDDEDTNFMPKNGRVKAEASNASRSAGSLAGLAGGEDMAYIEYSKNKNKELREHHPLIQKMYYKKKR; this comes from the coding sequence ATGTCTAGGGTGAACTACGCAGATCTTGAAAGAGGCAACTTTTCTGATGATTCGTATGATTCTTACGATGAGGAGATTTCCTCCAAGAAAAACGTGGACGATGATTACGAGTACGGTGGTCCGAGCAAAAAGAGGAAGGCAGGGTCTGGGAAGGCAAGAGCACCAAGGAAAAGTGCACCTGATACTCCCTCCattgcagccaaaaagattaaagcacaagaagctgttgaaACGATCAGTGAGCAGCTtagtgatgatgattaTCCCTCTGAGCAACTAGTGTCCCTTACACCAGAGCTTCCCGCTGATTATGTTCCCGACGTTGTCTCAAAAGtatttggaagaaatgacTTTTCTTACCTCAAACTCAAACCGGACCATTTTTCAAGACCCATATGGATCACCCCAACGGATGGAAGAATCATTCTCGAATCATTTTCTCCATTAGCAGAGCAAGCGCAAGATTTCCTCATTACAGTTGCGGAACCGCGTTCCAGACCTTCTCACATTCATGAGTATTCTATTACTTCTTATTCTTTGTACGCCGCTGTCTCTGTGGGTCTCGAACCTGATGATATCATTGCTGTTTTGACAAGATTATCCAAGACGCCAATCCCAGAATCATTTTTAAATTTCATTCGTCTCTCAACAACGAAGTTTGGTAAAGTCAAACTTGTTTTAAAGCATAACAGATATTTCGTGGAAAGCACTCAAGCTGATATTTTGCAGATGCTTTTAAAAGATCCCGTGATTGGACCTTTACGAGTCAAGGGCCAAAGTGATTCATCTGGAGAAAATCAATCAGACTATCATCAACAGGAAGACTTCTCAAATCGAGGTCTGACTGAAAATGGcgagaaaaagaatgtaGAGGAGATTTTTGACTCTGTTGTAGGTAAGAAgactgaggaagaggatgatgacTTAGATGCGGTTCACTCATTTGAAATCTCAAGTGGGACTGTCgaacttgtcaagaaaagaCTATATGAGATTGAATATCCCGTATTAGAGGAGTATGATTTCAGAAACGATaaaagaaatgcaaatCTAGAGATAGATTTGAAGCCTTCAACGCAGATAAGACCATACCAAGAAAAGTCCCTCTCCAAGATGTTTGGTAACGGTCGTGCAAGATCTGGTATTATTGTCTTGCCTTGCGGGGCAGGAAAGACTCTCGTTGGTATTACTGCGGCATGCACTATCAAGAAGTCTGTCATCGTATTGTGCACATCTTCCGTGTCTGTCATGCAATGGCGACAACAGTTTCTACAATGGTGTACGATTCAACCTGAAAACATTGCAGTTTTCACttcagaaaacaaagagatGTTTACAAGTGATGCAGGGTTAGTTGTCTCGACGTATTCTATGGTCGCAAATACTAGAAACCGTTCTCatgattctcaaaaagTCATGGATTTCTTGACTGGGAGAGAGTGGGGGTTCGTCATTCTAGATGAGGTGCACGTTGTCCCAGCAGCAATGTTTAGACGAGTGGTCAGTACCATCGCTGCTCATGCCAAGCTAGGTTTAACCGCGACTTTAGTTCGTGAGGATGAGAAGATTTACGACTTGAACTTTCTAATTGGTCCTAAGTTGTATGAAGCTAACTGGATGGAGTTAGCTCAAAAGGGCCACATCGCAAACGTGCAATGCGCTGAAGTTTGGTGTCCTATGACAGCTGAGTTCTATCAGGAATATCTTCGAGAATCGTCGCGTAAGAGGATGTTATTGTACATCATGAATCCGACTAAATTTCAGGCATGCCAATTTTTAATACACTATCACGAAAAACGAGGCGACAAAATTATCGTTTTTTCGGATAATGTTTATGCATTGCAAGAATATGCTCTCAAGTTAGGCAAACCTTTCATTTATGGTTCTACGCCACAGCAAGAAAGAATGAcaatccttcaaaattttcaacATAACGATCAAGTGAACAcaatctttctttccaaggTTGGAGATACATCCATCGATTTGCCAGAAGCAACATGCTTGATCCAGATCTCATCTCATTATGGTTCCAGAAGACAGGAAGCACAGAGACTCGGGAGAATCTTGAGAGCTAAAAGACGTAATGATGAGGGGTTTAATGCTTTCTTTTACTCGTTGGTTTCTAAAGATACCCAGGAGATGTACTACTCAACGAAACGTCAAGCATTTCTTGTGGACCAAGGTTACGCTTTCAAGGTTATTACGCACTTATCAGGTATGGAACAACTACCGGACCTAGCGTACTCATCTGCCCGTGAGCGACGTGAACTTTTGCAGCAAGTTCTactcaaaaatgaagatgctgCCGGTGTTGAAATTGGCGACGACGAGGACACTAACTTTATGCCAAAGAATGGCCGTGTCAAGGCCGAGGCCAGCAATGCTTCCAGAAGTGCTGGTTCTCTTGCAGGTTTAGCCGGTGGTGAGGACATGGCATACATTGAGTACAGcaagaacaaaaataagGAATTGAGAGAGCACCACCCATTGATCCAAAAGATGTactacaaaaagaagcgaTAA
- the FCY2 gene encoding Fcy2p, protein MSSPAAKPLADVSKDDSLESERSVEVVEHDEREKELEVGGNFLDRIGLKFNAEIRGVERVPEDKRVDRNWTSPLTMFLSPNMSIAALSTGMLGPTYYGLDFRTCVLIIVFWSIIGAMPVGFYATFGAKFGLRQQILSRYFAGNVMGRVFALFNVISCCGWNAVNILPSVQMLASLGPLPPWAGCLILVVITCIVALLGYKAIHLYERYSWIPNFIIYLVIIARLTMSGNFTWGHMKGGKQEAGNVLTFISSVFGFTAGWSPSSADYFVYMPSDTPSWKIFSCMVVGLSLPCIFTLILGAACAMGTLTDPTWKQAFDDGSVGGLVNMILNINNLHGFGKFCMVILGLSSIANNLPGSYSLALAVQAIWSPLAKFPRLGWCLIGNFVSLALAIPAYYVFSETMSNFLSIIGYNVAIYIGISFTEHYIYRRGFKGYDVSDFNNRKSIPVGYAGISGFLFGVASTVLSMNQTWYQSVIARKFGPSGGDISFELNIAFAFVGYNLVRPFEKKYFGR, encoded by the coding sequence ATGTCATCGCCTGCCGCTAAACCTCTTGCAGATGTGTCAAAAGATGACAGTTTAGAGAGCGAGCGCTCTGTGGAAGTGGTTGAGCACgatgaaagagaaaaggaaTTGGAGGTAGGTGGGAATTTCCTCGATAGAATCGGTCTCAAGTTCAACGCGGAGATCAGAGGAGTGGAAAGGGTGCCTGAAGACAAGAGAGTGGACAGGAACTGGACTTCTCCCTTGACTATGTTTCTCTCCCCAAACATGTCGATCGCAGCCTTGAGTACGGGGATGCTTGGGCCAACATACTATGGCCTTGATTTCAGAACTTGTGTTTTGATCATCGTATTCTGGTCCATCATTGGGGCAATGCCTGTGGGATTCTACGCGACCTTTGGAGCCAAGTTCGGGCTCCGTCAACAAATCTTATCTAGGTATTTTGCCGGAAATGTCATGGGGCGGGTGTTTGCCCTCTTTAATGTGATATCATGCTGTGGCTGGAACGCTGTCAACATTCTTCCCTCGGTGCAGATGCTAGCATCGTTGGGACCCCTCCCACCATGGGCAGGCTGTTTGATTCTCGTGGTGATCACTTGTATTGTAGCGCTTTTGGGTTACAAAGCAATCCATCTTTACGAGAGGTACTCCTGGATTCcaaacttcatcatctaTCTTGTGATCATCGCCAGGTTGACCATGTCTGGGAACTTTACCTGGGGCCACATGAAAGGTGGAAAACAAGAGGCAGGTAACGTTCTCACATTTATCAGTTCAGTATTCGGCTTCACTGCTGGGTGGTCCCCTTCCTCGGCGGACTACTTCGTCTACATGCCCTCCGATACTCCATCGTGGAAAATCTTCAGCTGTATGGTGGTTGGTTTGAGCCTTCCATgcatcttcaccttgaTTCTCGGTGCCGCCTGTGCCATGGGAACTTTGACAGACCCAACTTGGAAACAGGCATTTGATGATGGGTCTGTAGGAGGATTGGTGAACATGATATtgaacatcaacaacttgcACGGGTTTGGTAAGTTTTGTATGGTGATCTTGGGGCTCTCGTCGATTGCGAACAACTTGCCTGGGTCGTACTCTCTTGCATTGGCGGTTCAAGCTATCTGGTCACCTTTGGCCAAGTTTCCCAGATTGGGGTGGTGCTTGATTGGAAATTTTGTGTCGCTTGCCTTGGCGATTCCAGCTTACTATGTTTTTTCCGAGACCATGAGTAACTTCTTGAGCATTATCGGATACAACGTCGCAATTTACATTGGTATCTCCTTCACGGAGCACTACATCTACAGAAGAGGATTCAAGGGTTACGATGTGTCGGACTTCAACAATAGGAAGAGCATTCCTGTCGGATACGCTGGAATCAGCGGGTTCTTGTTTGGCGTGGCGTCCACGGTGTTGTCGATGAACCAAACTTGGTACCAATCCGTGATAGCTAGGAAGTTCGGTCCCTCTGGCGGGGACATTTCCTTTGAGCTTAATATTGCGTTTGCCTTTGTAGGCTATAATTTGGTACGcccttttgaaaaaaaatactTTGGTCGCTAG
- a CDS encoding beta-mannosyltransferase, which yields MLPSRLRQLTRQENILMVVAALSLAFLLLQLAGYDDQSITDAFRKASYSLGPDKLIEGVGSGAFIEQEVSPLYKSILLPAGWKFDHSKVRQHLQNTASRKWRIVQPKSSTAKSPGKSRTKFIPHEPVNLYHSAKDLAGDQCDRQLNSTMDALEVNSRETVPGNFTHILQLLIEEHDQYHDPYYQEIAPLFMKSTRIALQKELVSAFWYRLSGSSVWLKDHNVHLLISRFLYSPWRGRNNPKASFVLAQVFDKDWKELKDVRLVFPTNSLDDPDAPGFEADGQRFHSYRFPRLLPVPFFNDYGKSDVKYMGPEDPRLVLIQNENGYEEPLIVFNADHHKIVKDKDGKEQDKGFRSMFMARLFQLQKGKGGVETNVKPLTNEMFFVRTEELGIKGKDRPKKAKNWTPMISEVAREKNGGHHKRILFVTQIENLAVIECDLIDNPGECVEVYSREGKVGEMRGGTPLLSVNSILKQSDVPVDNILPPGREVFVGFARAHLTHCGCGISFYRPNLMVITKDEVTKNYGNKVETHFFYKVSHISGFLSLHVPIDPWHIDKPYAICQGVNALIPNGVSDWHIDALEFDNGQWSVEDKLSIAFSVSDFSVDRVEVKGILNALLNGPDKSLFLQPPSAPPVDMAAFMPHLNEKGELAKDVPGYTNTNVHCAIENGKRYCKKFGQSESVIEDEHRHEDTSMYKAVYDSKVKEYDEAYRNTEDEQGPFY from the coding sequence ATGTTACCGTCTCGCCTAAGGCAACTCACCCGTCAGGAGAATATCCTCATGGTGGTGGCGGCGTTGTCGCTTGCTTTTTTACTTTTACAATTGGCGGGTTACGACGACCAGAGCATTACCGACGCTTTCCGCAAAGCATCTTACTCCTTGGGCCCCGATAAGCTCATTGAAGGCGTAGGCAGCGGTGCTTTTATAGAGCAGGAGGTGCTGCCACTTTACAAGTCAATTCTTCTACCGGCAGGGTGGAAATTTGACCACTCCAAAGTAAGACAGCATTTGCAAAACACAGCCAGCCGAAAGTGGCGCATAGTACAGCCAAAGAGTCTGACTGCAAAGAGCCCGGGCAAATCGAGAACAAAATTCATCCCTCATGAGCCGGTTAACTTGTATCATTCTGCTAAAGACTTGGCTGGTGACCAATGTGACCGCCAGCTAAACAGCACGATGGACGCTTTGGAGGTAAACTCGAGGGAAACAGTCCCAGGCAATTTCACTCACATATTGCAACTTCTTATAGAAGAACATGACCAGTATCATGATCCATACTACCAGGAAATTGCACCACTTTTCATGAAGAGTACAAGAATAGCTCTACAGAAGGAACTAGTGAGCGCTTTTTGGTACCGTCTTTCTGGTTCCTCTGTGTGGCTCAAGGACCACAACGTGCATTTATTGATATCGAGATTTTTGTACTCTCCATGGAGAGGCAGAAACAACCCAAAGGCCAGTTTCGTCTTGGCTCAGGTATTTGATAAAGATTGGAAAGAACTCAAAGATGTCCGTCTCGTGTTCCCTACAAACTCGCTCGATGATCCCGATGCACCCGGGTTTGAAGCTGATGGCCAGCGTTTTCATTCCTATAGATTCCCCCGCCTTTTGCCCGTGCCATTTTTTAACGACTACGGCAAGAGCGACGTTAAGTACATGGGTCCCGAGGATCCTAGACTTGTCCTTATCCAGAATGAAAATGGTTACGAAGAACCGCTAATCGTTTTCAATGCCGACCACCACAAGATTGTGAAAGACAAAGATGGAAAGGAACAAGACAAGGGCTTCCGAAGCATGTTTATGGCAAGACTTTTCCAGTTGCAGAAAGGAAAAGGTGGCGTTGAAACTAACGTCAAACCTTTGACAAATGAAATGTTCTTTGTCCGTACAGAAGAGCTTGGAATCAAAGGTAAAGATCGTCCCAAGAAAGCTAAAAATTGGACGCCAATGATAAGTGAGGTTGCTAGGGAGAAAAACGGGGGACACCATAAAAGAATCCTTTTTGTTACTCAAATTGAAAACCTTGCGGTGATCGAGTGTGACTTGATAGACAATCCCGGAGAATGTGTGGAGGTTTACAGCAGGGAGGGCAAGGTTGGGGAGATGCGTGGAGGTACGCCGCTTTTAAGTGTCAATTCAATTCTCAAACAGAGTGATGTGCCTGTTGACAATATCCTACCTCCCGGACGAGAAGTGTTCGTGGGATTTGCAAGAGCTCACTTGACTCATTGTGGATGCGGAATCTCCTTCTATCGTCCCAACCTCATGGTCATTACCAAGGATGAAGTGACCAAAAACTATGGAAACAAAGTTGAGACCCATTTCTTTTACAAAGTCTCCCACATATCTGGATTCTTATCATTGCATGTCCCCATAGACCCCTGGCACATAGACAAGCCTTACGCGATTTGCCAGGGCGTTAACGCTTTGATTCCCAACGGAGTTTCCGATTGGCACATTGATGCCCTTGAATTTGATAATGGTCAATGGAGCGTTGAGGACAAGTTGTCGATTGCGTTTTCTGTTTCCGACTTCAGCGTTGATCGTGTCGAAGTCAAGGGCATTCTCAATGCTTTACTCAATGGTCCGGACAAGTCCTtatttttgcagccgccAAGCGCTCCTCCAGTGGATATGGCGGCGTTCATGCCCCACCTCAATGAAAAAGGTGAGCTTGCCAAAGACGTTCCAGGCTACACTAACACTAACGTACACTGCGCTATCGAGAACGGTAAACGATACTGTAAGAAATTCGGACAATCAGAGCTGGTTATCGAAGATGAGCATAGACACGAAGACACCTCCATGTACAAGGCTGTGTATGACAGCAAGGTTAAGGAATACGACGAGGCATACCGCAATACCGAGGATGAGCAGGGTCCTTTCTACTAA
- a CDS encoding alpha/beta hydrolase yields MIPESSEAYSFGTETCQASFPRTYRSVKEGNRKDVLKICYRKYIANKPNRGSLPSYNLVFLHGTGMNKGMWHSLIDQIYVKSADSGLHINTCVAVDAVNHGESAAVNENYLGDAYDWRDGAYDIMKVVEAERDTFMDLSRKNIIIGHSMGGMIAMYTSYLQPQLFDACVTINPVAYRSEGVTMIRDVLAPKGYMETQFDVPEGESWEKVVFSYMRSQSFFKRFDDKVLKNLIDDEVPSDLYGKEVSKVSLRTSKENTLATYLGSDQALPPMSAVLPYIGIPVIRFLSEKDTASDDDKERLEHDVGDKLETVHFPGKRHILNGEDPELTVKHLLEVLLRRSTAPPTEFPFISIFPKL; encoded by the coding sequence ATGATCCCAGAATCGTCTGAAGCTTACTCTTTTGGTACGGAAACTTGCCAGGCATCGTTTCCCAGAACCTATCGTTCTGTTAAGGAAGGCAACCGCAAGGATGTGCTCAAAATTTGCTACCGAAAGTACATTGCGAACAAGCCGAACCGAGGCCTGCTTCCGTCTTACAATCTTGTTTTCTTACACGGAACAGGTATGAACAAGGGAATGTGGCACTCGCTAATTGACCAGATTTACGTCAAATCTGCGGATTCCGGTCTTCATATCAATACTTGTGTGGCTGTTGACGCCGTCAACCACGGTGAGTCTGCAGCAGTCAATGAAAACTACTTAGGTGATGCCTATGACTGGAGAGACGGGGCTTACGACATAATGAAGGTAGTTGAGGCTGAACGTGATACTTTTATGGACTTATCACGGAAGAATATCATCATTGGCCACTCCATGGGAGGCATGATAGCCATGTACACCTCgtatttgcagccacagcTTTTCGATGCTTGCGTTACAATTAACCCTGTGGCATACAGAAGCGAAGGTGTTACCATGATTAGGGATGTCTTGGCGCCAAAAGGGTACATGGAAACACAATTTGATGTCCCGGAGGGTGAAAGCTGGGAGAAGGTGGTATTCTCGTATATGAGATCGCAGTcatttttcaagagatttgACGACAAGGTCTtaaaaaatttgattgATGACGAAGTGCCTAGTGACCTCTATGGAAAAGAGGTCAGCAAGGTATCCTTAAGAACCAGCAAAGAAAATACGTTGGCGACATACCTCGGTTCTGATCAGGCATTGCCCCCAATGTCTGCTGTATTGCCGTACATAGGGATTCCCGTCATAAGATTTTTGTCAGAAAAGGACACTGCCTCTGATGACGACAAAGAAAGATTGGAGCATGACGTTGGAGACAAGCTAGAAACCGTACATTTTCCTGGAAAGAGGCACATTTTGAACGGCGAGGACCCCGAGCTAACCGTGAAGCACTTGCTTGAGGTTCTTCTTAGGCGGTCAACGGCTCCACCCACCGAATTTCCTTTCATTAGCATTTTTCCGAAGTTGTAA